In Taeniopygia guttata chromosome Z, bTaeGut7.mat, whole genome shotgun sequence, the sequence AGTGCGAGATTATTTATCTTCCTTCAAGGGAAATACTGGAAAGTTGAGGATAAGAAATGAGAGCAGTTGTCAGACGCTTCTTACACACCTTGAGCTTACTACTATGGAAGTGTGCCTATTCACTGCTTAATATTCAGCTGGGCGTGAAACACTGAGTAGCCTACCTCTTGAGCTATTCCAGGAGAGATGTATATTGAGATTTCAAGTCCACTAAATAACAGGAAGCTCTGGTGTGTGAAGAATTGACCGAATAGCACATTACAAAATACATGTTACACAAAATTCAAAGTTGTTTGTTTCATTACACTACTGAATGAAGGACCAGCCTGACAGAGCGATGTTAAGGTGCTCTGGTCAGGTTACTGTCTGATACTGTAAAGGAGAAAAGGTCTGCAATTTGAAGGTGCCTTATGAAGGGTGACAACTTCTGAAGTGGAGTTACTGGCTGAGGGAATGAAAGAGAAGTTGTGAGGGAAGATACTAAAGTCATCACCACAGTATATGAAGAGTCTAAATGACAACAGCATAAATGGTAGGGGGAACCACAATGTTAGGGTGCAGTAGTTGGTATGAAAAGCATCAGttctccagaaaacattttcactgCTGAAACATGGTGGGGGGAAATTACTACAATGCAGATACACACAAGATGTTTGGAGAAATGTGAGACgagtctttttttctttttgctattCACCTAATTTGAATGTAGGATTGCTTTTCCTAAGGGGGAGTGGATTTCCAGGACTGCAACAGATGCTTTTCCATCCACAGTTGGGACAGTACTAGTAAGATGATAAAGGGAATTAGAGGAAATTGTGAAGAAAAATCCAGGAATATATACAGCTTTGTATCCCAAGCAAGTATCTTTTTATATCTGGATATAGAATCATGTGAAGGTACAATGCAAATTGTGGAGTGTTGAAATAACTGCTACTTTGGCAGTGGAAGtcagaaaaaggattttttgaTGCACAAGCTTGGGAAAAAGTGTGGTAAAGTTAAGATGCAGGGTAGCAAGTAATCAAAACTCCCATGAGTTTGATTACTTGAGAAGTAATCAAATGATGAGAAGTGAATGAAGGTGTCAGGTCTTGGTGTAACAGGGCTTCTGTCAACCTAGGCAAGTTACAAGGCTCTATCAGTATACCTcaataaaggaaatattcagAACAGAGATGCCAGAAGGAGTAGCATTTTGTGACGCAAAAGAAATTGTTTTGGGTGGGGAtagggaagaggaagatgatgaTTTTGAGGGTTCTGTCAAAAGGCCTAAAGGTGTGAGTTCTGGCACTTGACAAATATCAAAACTGaatgtaattaaatataaagaCTGCTAAAAATCATGATTAGCTGCTTAAACCCTTTGATTAGCTCAGTTGAttagagcatggtgctaataacGCCAAGGTTGCGGGTTTGATCTCCATATGGGCTGTTCACATACGcgttggactcgatgatccttcTGGCTCCCTTCCAACTTAGACtgttttgtgattctgtgatattgTGCTTTTGACAGGAATTCACTGCAGTTAGTTCTTCCAACACGGACACAGGCAAGGCTTCAGGCAGTCTAGAGACCAAATATAAGGAGAAAGACCATGAACTTACATTCATTCAGAAGTGGAACACAGATAACACACTGGGAACAGAAGTTTCTGTCGAGAATCAAGTAAGACCAAGTGGATACTTTGGAAATGTGTCTGCAACTGGTATGAGACTGTATTGAGATGAACAGAAAACACTGGAGAAATGAAAATTGCACAAAAGTATCTGGAGTATTAAATGAATTTACATGTATTTGCAGAACACACAGGCTGGGAGTGGGGGGTGCTAGGTAATGATTTGGGGGTACAGTTACTGCAGTTACAGGTGTGTGGAATTACCTAGCTAGTTGAATGAACCTAACTATGTAGAACTgtcactgctgcagccaggcacagAAACCAAATACAGGActcataattttaaatgctttaatgTATAAGAACTCAAGTTTGGCTGCCTTGAGATTGAATATATTTTCGGAAGGTTGAAGAGAAAGATGAATGTTTGCAGCTTGGCACTGCTTACACAAAGGGTTGCTTGCGTGCAGCACTCTCAAAACATGGTTATTTTTGATATTAATAGGTTTATGCCTTTGATTTAATGCCTCAGGTATAAGGTAATGATGCCAAAGATAGTAAAAATTCTGTAGTGCCATCTGCCATGTATGGCCATTCATGTTTATACTTTCATCTGTGCTTTAAAATGGAAAGTGCTATCTAGCTAGTAACAAAGGTGGGGAAAATGAGACAGGTATTTACAGCTTTGGCCTGTAAAGAAGTACTGTGTCTTAACAGAGTATCTGTAGATGATGAGAGAGATTTTTAGCTACAGTATGGACTGTTTGAACTATAAAGAGTAAGGAAACATGACTTGagcagttttctttctgtcatCCTGTGAATAATTTTGTTGTTGTCAGCGCTAGATGTGTCATCTTCCTGTATGTAAAAACAGGAAGGTTTTACAGAGTTTGTGCTGTTAAAGGGCTTGCTTGTGGGAAGAAAAAGTCCCATTTTACTCCTTCGTCATGCAGCATCTTCAGATTTCATTGTAAATCATGAGGGAGACATAgttctattttgttttctctttagaCAGGAAGTAAGAGTTCTAGTAGTGGAACATAAGAAATTATGTTTCAACCGATTTTTGAgcaaatgtgtatttttctttgcagttgGCTGAAGGGTTGAAGGTGGCTCTTGACACTACATTTGTACCAAACACAGGGTAAACATTTTCTATTACCTTTATCTACAGACTGCTAGAATTTCCCATaacttctaaaaatatattgctCATTGTGTAAAAGCTCAGCATTTATTGGAGAAGATTCTGCAGTCACTGTAGAATCTTCTGCAGGCAGTGGATAATACTTAACTCAGAAGTACAAGTTCTGGTTGAAAGCATTCTTCAGCTTTTTGGCCAGTGGCAAATTTATTGTTCTGCAGTAGGTACTAATCTCTAACTCTCCCCTTAAACGACTAGGTCTTCATGTTCTTGGCAGTCCTAAGGCTGTCAAGTCAGTAaaccaattttttatttttttgctgatgCTTTTGGCCAGATGTCTGTGCGCAGTTGAATGAGGAGGTAGAATGGGCAATGGACTAGCACTTAGCTGTCTTTCTCAATTCTCATGTACTTACATTTGGTAAGTAGTAGAGCAAAGGAGGGGTGTTTATGTCTGAATAATGCACAAAGATTGAGACTGCTTTGCAAATAAGGACTGGTATTTGTTGATGGGGCGAGCCTGTCAGAAGATTCTTGAGTTTGAAATACTGCTTGGCtatgaggaaaagaaaggaaagcaagcACTGCACAAGGAAGGAACAGTGGAGAGAACCAAACAGACAAAACTTAATTGAAAAACAGCCATTGCTGCAGGTTTATGGATGCTCCTGAAATAAACTGATGATGCTATAATGCATTAcactcacagagaaaaaaaaatgttgaaatcaCATGGGTTTTAAAGCATTAAGGAGAAACAATTTTGTCTTTCTTGCATCTTGAGGACTGTGTGGAATTTGAGGTGGTAGGGGAAAAGCGACACCAGGTGAATATACCTGATACCATTATCCTTATCCTGTGCCCTCTTCAGCAGCAGTTAAGTTTTGAGAAGGGAATACAGTAGTTTCATTAACTGGCCTTAAGGAACATACATATTGGACTAAAACTACATATATTACATACTTGTATACTACTGTGGATAAAACTGCATGTTTCTGCAGGAAGAAGAGTGGAAAGTTGAAGACCACCTACAAAAGAGATTATATACATGTAGGCTGCAACGTAGACATTGATCTCTCTGGACCAACCATTTATGGCTGGGCAGTGGTGGGCTATGAAGGCTGGCTTGCTGGCTACCAGATGGCTTATGATACAACTAAGTATAAGCTTTCACAAAGTAACTTTGCCTTGGGATATAAGGCAGGAGACTTTCAGCTGCACACTAGTGTGTAAGTATTACTTGAGCCTAGAAAAACAGCAGAGGAGCCACACTATAGGAATAGTTAGCAGTAAAGGCTTTAGGTCAAAGGTGGGTGAAGGGAAGGGGATACTGATTTGTTTCCAGTTAATTTATgttcagtgttttcatttccagTA encodes:
- the LOC140680270 gene encoding non-selective voltage-gated ion channel VDAC3-like, which gives rise to MSEYAQRMCCYEFTAVSSSNTDTGKASGSLETKYKEKDHELTFIQKWNTDNTLGTEVSVENQLAEGLKVALDTTFVPNTGKKSGKLKTTYKRDYIHVGCNVDIDLSGPTIYGWAVVGYEGWLAGYQMAYDTTKYKLSQSNFALGYKAGDFQLHTSV